From one Anaerolineae bacterium genomic stretch:
- a CDS encoding aminotransferase class III-fold pyridoxal phosphate-dependent enzyme: protein MNIIEIENRHESGVHAKRPIVLVRGQGARVWDDQGRSYIDCATGHGVAILGHCHPRVVEAIQRQAARLITCTDTYYNDTRA from the coding sequence ATGAACATTATCGAGATCGAGAACCGGCATGAGAGCGGCGTCCATGCCAAGCGCCCCATTGTCCTGGTACGCGGGCAGGGTGCTCGCGTCTGGGACGACCAGGGACGCTCATACATTGACTGCGCGACGGGGCACGGCGTGGCTATCCTGGGGCACTGCCATCCGAGGGTTGTCGAAGCCATCCAGCGCCAGGCAGCCCGGCTCATCACCTGCACGGATACCTATTACAACGACACGCGGGC
- a CDS encoding [LysW]-aminoadipate kinase — MIVVKVGGGQGIDLERVCEDVAQVFRSGQPLILLHGGNYETNQIAEQLGHPPEFVTSVSGIVSRRTDRRTLEIMEMVYAGKINKGIVELLQRYGANAVGLSGIDGRVLEGKRKDAIKIIKDGRRMILRDDYTGIVQKVNTHLLHLLLDNGYLPVLVPPAISFESEAINVDGDRAAAMVASAMGAEQLIILSNVPGLLKNFPDESTLIRHIPAARLDEFMQYADGRMKKKVMGASEALAGGVRRVVFADARVERPLQRALAGEGTVID; from the coding sequence ATGATCGTCGTGAAAGTGGGCGGAGGCCAGGGCATTGACCTGGAGCGCGTCTGTGAGGATGTGGCGCAGGTCTTCCGCAGTGGCCAGCCGTTGATTTTGCTCCACGGGGGCAATTACGAGACCAATCAGATTGCGGAACAGTTGGGACATCCGCCGGAGTTCGTGACCTCGGTGTCGGGGATTGTCAGCCGGCGCACCGACCGCCGCACCCTGGAGATCATGGAAATGGTCTACGCCGGCAAAATCAATAAGGGCATCGTGGAGCTTCTCCAGCGCTACGGCGCCAACGCGGTCGGCCTGTCCGGCATCGACGGCCGCGTGTTGGAGGGCAAGCGCAAGGATGCCATCAAGATCATCAAGGACGGCCGGCGCATGATCCTGCGCGATGATTACACCGGCATCGTCCAGAAGGTAAACACCCATCTCCTGCACCTGCTCCTGGACAACGGCTATCTGCCGGTGCTGGTGCCGCCGGCCATCAGCTTCGAGAGCGAGGCCATCAACGTGGACGGCGACCGGGCGGCGGCGATGGTGGCTTCCGCCATGGGCGCGGAGCAGTTGATCATCCTTTCCAACGTGCCCGGCCTGTTGAAGAATTTCCCCGATGAAAGCACCCTCATCCGCCATATCCCGGCGGCGCGGCTGGATGAGTTCATGCAGTACGCCGATGGACGGATGAAAAAGAAGGTCATGGGCGCCAGCGAGGCCCTGGCCGGCGGCGTGCGCCGGGTGGTCTTTGCCGACGCGCGCGTCGAACGGCCGCTCCAGCGGGCCTTGGCCGGCGAAGGCACCGTCATCGACTGA
- a CDS encoding N-acetyl-gamma-glutamyl-phosphate reductase, which translates to MLKASIVGGSGYAGGELLRLLLWHPHVEVAQVTSESLVGEYVHLTHPNLRGHTRLKFTSAKQLEPCDILFLALPHGEAQQRIDEFAQMATYIIDLSADFRLRDPALYEQWYGQPHAAPAWLSKFVYGLPELHREELRTARYVSGVGCNATAVNLAVYPLFAADVVDRRRGIIVEVKAGSSEGGHHPSPDSHHPERAGVVRSYAPVGHRHTAEVIQEMALGGEPPAVHLSATALGIVRGALATAHLFLKEPLTERDLWKIYRQAYDKEPFVRIVKEKRGNYRYPEPKILAGSNYAEVGFALDESTGRVVAIAAIDNLMKGAAGSAVQCMNIMLGWDEKAGLEFPGLHPI; encoded by the coding sequence GTGTTGAAGGCATCCATCGTTGGCGGTTCTGGCTATGCAGGAGGGGAGCTCCTGCGCCTGCTCCTCTGGCATCCCCACGTAGAGGTCGCCCAGGTGACTTCCGAGAGCCTGGTGGGGGAGTATGTGCATCTGACCCATCCGAACCTACGCGGCCATACCCGGCTGAAGTTCACCTCGGCCAAGCAGTTGGAGCCGTGCGATATTCTCTTCCTGGCACTGCCGCATGGGGAGGCCCAACAACGTATTGACGAGTTCGCCCAGATGGCGACGTATATTATTGATCTGTCCGCTGACTTTCGCCTGCGTGACCCGGCGCTGTACGAGCAGTGGTACGGACAGCCGCATGCGGCGCCGGCCTGGCTCTCGAAGTTCGTCTACGGCCTGCCGGAACTGCACCGCGAGGAACTGCGGACGGCGCGCTACGTCAGCGGGGTGGGTTGCAACGCCACGGCGGTGAACCTGGCCGTGTACCCGCTCTTCGCGGCGGATGTGGTGGACCGCCGGCGCGGCATCATCGTGGAGGTCAAGGCCGGCTCCTCCGAAGGCGGCCATCACCCCAGCCCCGATTCCCATCATCCCGAACGCGCCGGCGTCGTGCGTTCCTATGCCCCGGTCGGTCACCGCCATACCGCTGAGGTCATCCAAGAGATGGCGCTGGGCGGGGAGCCGCCGGCGGTGCATCTTTCCGCCACCGCGCTGGGCATCGTGCGCGGCGCGCTGGCCACCGCGCACCTGTTCCTCAAGGAGCCGCTGACCGAGCGCGACCTGTGGAAGATATACCGGCAGGCCTATGACAAGGAGCCGTTCGTGCGTATCGTGAAGGAAAAGCGGGGCAATTACCGCTATCCGGAGCCCAAGATCCTCGCCGGCAGTAATTACGCCGAGGTGGGCTTCGCGCTGGACGAGTCCACGGGCCGCGTCGTCGCCATTGCGGCCATTGACAACCTGATGAAGGGCGCCGCCGGCAGTGCCGTACAGTGCATGAACATCATGCTGGGCTGGGATGAGAAGGCGGGGCTGGAGTTCCCCGGCCTGCATCCCATCTGA